In the Hydrogenimonas thermophila genome, GGTTGTCTTACCCCTCTTTGTCTCGGTGCCTATAGCGAGGGGGTCATACCCGGTCCCATCCCGAACCCGGAAGTCAAGCCCCTCTGCGCTGATAATACTGCTCCCTTCGGGAGTGGGAAGGTAGGTCGGTGCCGGGCTGGAGGTTTCTTTCTTCTTACGTTTTTATCTCCTAATAAATCTTTTTGATTCTTTAATTAATTTTATTCTTCCTGATTATTTTATACCGTTCTATTCTTTAGTTTCGTGAATTTTATTTTACTTCTAAGTACCTGTTTAAAAGTAATCCCAATTAATAGCGAGACTCTTGTGCTTGCACTCTCTGTGAGAAAGTCTCGACCCCTTATTCGGGGATGGGACTTCAGTTCCAAAAATTAAGTGGTGTTTCTATTGGTTTGATACTTAAATATAATAAAATTTATCAATATAATAAATAACTTTGATAAAAAATAGTATTCTTATAAATATATAATATAATCTATAATATATAGATATAAGTTAAAACTATTGAACTATCTTTCAGCAAAATAAGACTCCTTTAAACGTAATCCATCTATAATTAGTGCTAATGCAGGACTGTCAGGACTGTAGGATGGTAAAAACCATTACATATCAAGGAGTAAATATGAAAAAGTTGATCTCAGTATCTGTAGCTGCAGCAGTTGCTGCATCAGTTAGTTTTGCATCATCTACAGATGATCTAAGAGCAGAGCTTGAGGCTCTTAAAAAAGAGGTTGCCGCACTTAAAAAGCAAACAAAAGGCTTAAAAGCTAAAAAACTTAAAAAGCAGATCAGTGAACTTAAGTCTGCTGCACTTAATGATAATATTAAGTGGAATGTTGATTTTAGAACTGCATATGATGTAATTGGATATAAATATTCTGATGGTTCATCTGATTGGAATCAAATAATGACAAATAGACTTTGGTTAGGTATGGGTTATGCACCTACAAGCAATATTACCTTCAAGGGCTTATTGAGTTACTATAAGCAGTACGGTCAATCTACTTCACAGGCTATGAATGCTTTTAACTATTTTGACTGGGTTGTAAATGAAACACCTAATCCAAGTGGAGAACTTAGAGTAAAAGAGGCTTATTGGTTATATTTTGGAGATGATTTCTTTGGTGTAGATATTCCTTGGACAGCAAGTATAGGTCGTCGTCCAGCAACAGATGGTCTTCTTGTTAACTTTAGAGATGATCAAAATGCTAAATCTCCAATTGGACATATCATAAATACAGAATTTGATGGTGCAAGTTTTAAGTTTGACTTGAGTAATGTTACAAATGTTTCAGGTATGTATTTTAAAATTTGTCTTGGTCGTGGTATGACAAATGCAAATATTCGTTATGCTGGTATTCAGCCTAATATTACTCAGTCTACAGGATTATTTGGTGGAAGTGGACAATTCTTGATTACTAATATGACAGGTTCAGAATATACTAAAGTTGATGGATATGAATCTACTGATTTATTTGGATTTATTTTTGTTCCTTATGATGATGGTCAATATTCTGTTCATACAACAGCATTTAAAGCACTCAATCTTCCTGGTATGAAGATTAATGATATGGCTGATACAAATGGAGATGGTATTCCAGATGCATATTTAGCTGATTTTAAACAAGTAGGTGATTTATATGGAGCAGCTATAAGTTTTCTTGCACAAGGAATAGGTGATGGAATAAGTGATATGCTTGATGATACAAACTTCTTTGTCAGTTTGGCTGCAAGTAAAACAGATCCAGATGGAAATAATCAAATGCTTGGTATGACTATGATGACACCTACTGGCCCTATGGTACTTGGTGCAGCTCCAGGAGAATCTAAAACAGGTACTTCTTGGTATACAGGTATAAATTGGCCTTGTCAACTAATAGATGATGCACGTGTTGGTGTAGAGTACAATCACGGTAGTCAATACTGGAGAAGTTTTACATATGCTGAAGATACATTAGCAGGAAGCAAGCTTGCTGCACGTGGTGATGCATATGAGATTTGGTTCAATAAAGAGTTGATTGGTAAAATTTTAACAGCGCAAGTTCGTTATACATATATTGACTATAAATATACGGGTAGCAATGGATTTTTTGCTGATGGTGGAACACCACTTACAATTGATCAAGCAGAAGCTATGGGTATGACAACTGTTGATAAAGCCCAAGATATTCGATTCTATCTGCGCTATCGCTACTAATTAAAAATATTCTCGATCTCCCTTTCTGCGCCCTTTTGGGGCGCAACTTTCTACTATAAAATCTGTTTTAGAAGATTGTCTACTATATTTTTGTAGTAACCTTTTTGTAGTTTGTCTCCCATTGCTACAGGTGGAGTACCGTTATCTGAAAATTCTCTAATCTGCATATCTAAAGGGATTTTTCCAAGGAATGGTATGTCATATCTTTTTGCTGTCTCTTCGCCACCGCCTTTTCCAAAAATGTCATATCGTTTTTTAGTATCTGGGGCTATGAAGAAGCTCATATTTTCTACCAACCCTCCGATTGGTACATTTATATCTTTAAACATCATAATAGCCCGGCTTACATCATCTAGTGCTACAGGTTGTGGTGTTGTAACTATAACTCCGGCAGTTATTGGCAGTTCTTGAGCCATAGTAAGTTGAATGTCACCTGTTCCTGGAGGCATATCTATAACTAAAAAGTCCAGTTCTCCCCAGTCAACATCTTCAAGGAATTGGATCAATGCACTTACAGCTACTGAACTTCTCCATACAAGCGGTGTATCTGAAGATGGAGTTGTTAAACCTACACTCATTATTTTGATACCAAAGTTTTCACTTGGAACAATTTTATTGTTATCGTTCCATTTTAGTTTTTCATCTGCAACTTGTGTCATTCTTGGTACATTTGGACCATAGACATCTGCATCTAAAAGACCAACTTTAAATCCTTTTTGAGCTAAAGCAACAGACAGGTTAACTGAAACTGTACTTTTACCTACTCCACCTTTTCCGCTTGTTACGGCAATAACACGTTTTGCATATGGTGCACGGTTATTTGGATTGGCAGTATTTCCATAGTTCATAGATTTTTTTTGTGTTAATGCTTTTCTTTTAACCTCTACTTCTCCATTAAACAGATCGTTTAGGCGCGATTCCAGTATGTTATAGGCTTCATCATTTTGCATTGATAGCGTAATAACAGGTTTTTCATCTTCAACTTTTACATCTTCAACTATTTTTAGATCAATAATAGATTTATCAAGTCCTGGGTATTGAACTTTTTGAAGTTCATTTAAAATATCTTCTCTACTCATACGGATTACTCCTCATCTCTCTTTGTAAAAGCATAATTGTCGAACGTGCTTTTTGTATCCATTGTTGAATAAGCGGAGCAGCAGTTGGAAAGTTTTGTGCTAAATCATTATATATTTTTGTTCTCTCTTGTAACAGCTGCATAAATCCTTGCATCATTTGAGATTTCATATTATTCTCATGTGCATGGTGCATAATCTGTTTTAAAAGAGCCATTCTATCTTTTAAAGGTAGTTCAAGACCAAGTAATTTTCCAACTTTTACAATATCTGCATTGGTAACATATACACCCGAATAGAAGAGAGCCATCAAATGTCGCTCTACACCTTCATAAGCCGGTGGCAAAACATTTTCATTATGTTTACGACTCATGCTTCTCTCCTTTTATTTAAATTTGCTTCAGCTGCTTTAGCAACATTTTCATCTACATCTTTTTTTAGACGTTCTAGAAGATCTAATGGTGCAGATGGATTTTCAGCAACACGCATACGAACCATTTTATCTGAATCATCAGCAAGAGTTTTTAAAATTTTTGCCGGTGTGTTTGGATTTCCTGAGAGACCATCACGTACAATTTTTTCATCACTAAAAAGTGTTTGAAGTATGTGTGATGGTGTATTTGGATTGGTTGCTACAAGAGCACGTACAAGATTAACTTCATCTTTTGCAAGTTTTTCCAATATATGTATAGGTGTATGCGGATTTTTTGCAACTGCCCAGCGACTACCCATATCTTCAACTTCTGATAGTTTTATCAGAAGCTCTTCCATTATGGGACTTTTCTCTTTCTCTCTTTCATAAACTGATGTTCTAAGACTCAGGTTCATAGCAACCTGACCTACAACTTGCATATCATTACAAAATGTTTCAAATATTGTTTTGACCTCTTCAAGAGGAAGTGTTTTGTCTTCTAGTTTTTCTATTGCCTGTTCTTTATTCATCTCTCTACACTCTTTTCTTTATTTGATTTCAATTTATGGTATCAAAAAGGTCTGTACTAGTCAATTATATGCATATTTTAGGTAGTTAATAGAATAGATTCAAGGTATTAATAATAATATTTTTTTATCTCTTCAAAAAAAATTCTCAGACTCATCATAAAAACTGCACAATGTGTAGAAATAGATAAATTTTTTGTTAATGAAATGTAATTAAAGGAAAATTATTCTTCATTTCAGGCTTGACTAAGAAAGACACTCATACAATGTAGATGTATCGGAAATCCCGAAAAAATGGTGCATTAAGCACTAAAAACTTAAATATAAGGAGTGGTAATGAAGCAGTGGCTTAAGACACTTTGCTTTGCGGGTCTCTTTTCTGCTACCGCATTAATGGCAGCAGATAAGATTACTATTCAACCCGAAGAAGCTATAAAGCTAATTGGCAAACCCGGTTACGTTTTTGTAAGCGGTGACAGTGAAACGGCGTTTGAAGGTGGACACATTAAAGGTTCACGCAACATGTATGCCCACCATCTGCATCATGCGGATATTATGGGAAATCTACATTGCGAACCTTTGTATCAATGTCCTGAACATGCGGAGCACTACATAAGTAGTAAAGGAATCAAAAATAGCGACACAATTATTGCGTATGATAACTGGAGGGGACCAAACGCAACTGGTGTTTACAGTTTCTTTAAATCTTTTGGGCATGAAAAAGTTTATGTACTTGATGGAGGACAAGACGGTATAAAAGCTCTTGATCCAAATCAGCAAATCTACAATAAATTAAAAGCTGAAAAAAGAAAATTGAAAAAAGCTTACAAGAAAGCTAAAAAAGCAGGTGACAAAGCTAAAATGGCTGAGCTAAAAGCAAAACAGAAAGAGATAAAAGCTCAGATGAAACAAGTTGAGAAAAAACTTCTTGTTCAAAGAGGTAAGGAGAAACACTTTAAGCATACTCATTATAAAATTGATCGTAACAAAATGAAACCTGAAATGCTTGCTACTACCGAAGAGGTGTACAAAGCTATGCAGGATATTTTGAAAAATGGTGATAAGAGTAAATATGTCATTATCGATACAAGAGGTATGACAGAGATAATTGGTGAGCGTAAGATGGATAATGTTGCACGTGGCGGGCATATTCCAGGTTCAAAGTTTATTGAGTGGAAAAAGGTTACTGACTTTGATCGCAAAAAGAGCTTCCGCAAAAAAGAGGAGTTAAAAAAGATGTTTGAAAAATATGGAGTAACTCCAGACAAGACAATTTATGCCTATTGTCAAGTAGGTGCTGGGCGTGGCTCTGAAATTATTACGGCGCTCGAGTTACTTGGTTATAAAAATGTAAAAGTCTATTCAGGTGCGTGGGATACCTGGGGCAATAACATGAATCTACCGATTCGACGCTAAGGGAGAGTGAACTATGATGCAAGAAGCACAAAATATTAAAAGACGAGATTTTCTTAAATTTTCAGGTGTGACGGCAGCACTTGTAGCGTCACAGGGTAGTCTGTTTGCAAAAACCGGTGTTATTAAGGTTGAAAACGGCAAAGAGGATTATCCAAATACGACTTACACTGAAGAGATGTATCGTAATGAGTTTGATTTTACACGTGGTAAAAAGGAAGATACAGGATTTGCTTACCACTGTGTCAACTGTCAGGGTAACTGTGCTTGGGAGGTATGGTCGCATAATGGTATTGTTACTCGTGAAAATCAATCAGCACGATACCCTTCAATAAATGCAAAGATTCCAGACTTTAACCCACGCGGATGTAACAAAGGTGTTCAACACTCTCAAATAATGTATGAAAAAGATCGCATTCTTTACCCTATGAAGCGTGTTGGTGAACGTGGTGAGGGTAAATGGAAACGAATAAGCTGGGATGAAGCTGCTACTGAAGTTGCAGAAAAAATCTTTGATGTAATGACTGATCCTAATCGTGGACCTGATAAGTTGATGGTACACGCTGGTACAGGGCTTTTAACTGAAGGTAGACGTGGTGCACCTTTGAGATTTTCAACACAGCTTGGTGCAGTTCGTATCTATCCTGCATCTTATCTTGGCGATATGTTCTCTGGTGCGGCGATTGCTTATGGTGAGGGTAACGTCGGTGGAACATATGACTTTATGTACAATGTTGATACATCGATTTTCTGGGGCGGTAACCCATCAGTTTCTCGTATTCCTGATGCCCACTTTGTATGGGAAGGTAAATATAACGGTGCTAAAGTCATTATTATCACACCTGAGTTTAATGCATCTGCAAAGTCTGCTGACCTTTGGATTCCTATTAAACCAGGAAGTGATAATATTTTAGCAATGAGTGTTATAAATGTTATTTTAAATGAGAAGCTTTATAAACCAGGTTTTATGAAGATTTTTACAGACCTTCCATTCCTTGTGCGTCTTGATAACCAAAAACTTTTAAGACGTTCAGATGTTGAGCATGCTAAGAATGCTGAAGAAGAGGAGAAGTTTGAAGAAGAGTTTTATGCAATGAATGCAAAAACCGGAAAGCCAGTTTTAATGCCTGGTACAGAAGGAAGCGAGCATAAAACACTTAGACTTGAAGAGTTTGGCATAGATCCAGAGCTTGAAGGTGTTTGGACAGTCAAAACAAAAGATGGTGATGTAAAAGTTACAACTGTCTTTGAAATGTTGAAAAAGTCTTCAGCAGAGTTTACACCTGAAAAGACACAAAAAATTACCGGTGTTCATCCTGATATAGTTCGTGAACTTGCTCATGATATTGCAAAACCTAAAGTTGTAACAATTACGACAGGATTCTCTCTTAACAAATATTTCAACGGAATGATGACGATTTGGAATATCGCATCAATCTGTGGTTTAACAGGACGTATGGGACCATACGGTGGTCTGAATACAGAAAATGAGTTTAGTCTCAGCGGTCTTGGCGCACTAAGCGGCTTTAGCGGCAAATATAAACCTAGATTTGGTTCAGGGTTTGTCGGCGAATTTGTCTTTGGTGATGGAATGAAAACATTTGATCAATACTTCAGTGATGAAGATGTTCGCCGTGCACAAAATGGAATGAGTAAAAAAGATTATATGGAGATTGTCCAAAAGCTTCTTAAAGAGGGTGAAAACAATAAAGGAAATCTTGAGTCACACCACGGAAATGTTGTTAAGCCTTGGTGGCAGCCTGATACAGCTATTATTGTGGCTGATTCTAAGTTCCGTCGTAATAAAGGTAGCCAGTATCGTGAAGCATTCTTGAAAAAGACCAAATTCTTCTGTTATGTAGATTTCCGTATGTCTGAAGCGGCTGTGTATGCAGATATTCTGCTTCCTGCAAAATCGCATTATGAGGTTTATGACCTTCGTACAAGTCCGGGGTACCACCGCTTTACAAACCTTGCTCAACCGATTGCAAATATGAAGCCGGTTGGAGAAGCAATGGATGAGTGGAGTATGTTTGCATTGATTGCTAAAAAGCTTGAAGAGGTTGCAAACAGACCAGAAAACAAGGCAAAAGCAAAAGTGCCTGATAGCAAGAAGTATGCTCGTGAAGGGTATCGTGATCTTGCTAACTTCTATAAAGAGTACACTAACACAGATGAAGAGTCTGAAGCAGCAGCAGAGCCATATCTTGGTACTGACAAGTTGGCTGTTCAAGCAGCACTTGAGAAGTGTGAACAGTATGAGCCGTGGACAATGGAGAAGATGTACAAAGCAGGTGGATTCCTTCAGCTTAATGAAAAAGCAGGTAAGATGTCTCCACTTTATGCTGACAGACCTTACTTTACGTTTGAAAACCACCTTTACAAGTTTGAGCGTATGGAAACAGTTAGTGGACGACAGACATTCTATGTTGATCATCCAATGTTCATTAAACTTGGTGCTGCAACTAACACAGGAATGGAAGGAATCCGTCCTCAAGGTGAGAAATATCCATTCGTTCTAATGACACCACACGCAAGATGGTCAATTCATAGTAACTACAAGCAAAGCCGTATTCTTCAGCGTTTGCAACGCGGTGTGCCATATGTACAGGTAAACAGGCTGGTTGCTGAGAAGAAGGGTATTAAAGATGGTGATACGATTCGCATATTTAACTCATTAGGTGAGTTTTATGCAATGGCAAAAGTTTCAAGCTCTTGTCCGCCAGATGGTCTTGTAATGGAGCATGGTTGGGAACCTTATATGTATAAATTTAAAAAAGGTCACAATGAGGTTGTTCCAACTGCATTGAACCTACTTGAAATGGCAGATGGTTGGGGTCACTTGAAATTTGGTGGTCTTTGGGATGGTAACCAGTATGCATATGATGGTGCTATCGATTTTGAAAAAGCAAATGTGTAAGGTAGGAGAGTAGTATGTCTAAAAGACAATTAGCAATGGTAATGGATTTGAACAAATGTATCGGATGCCAAACTTGTACTGTTGCATGTAAAACTCAGTGGACCAACCGAAATGGCCGTGAGTACATGTATTGGAACAATGTTGAAACATACCCTGGAACTGGGTATCCGAAAAATTGGATGGAGCTTGGCGGTGGATTTGACGCTGCCGGAGATCTTCAAGCTGGAGTTGTACCAAATATTGAAGCAGATTATGGTGTGCCTTGGGATTATAACCATGATGAACTGCAATTTGGTGAACAGCTTAAGCCTAATGTAGATCCGACTTGGGGACCAAACTGGGATGAAGATGAAGGTGCTGGTAACTTTCCAAGTGACAACTATTTCTTCTACATTCCACGGATATGTAACCACTGTACAAATCCTGGATGTTTGAGTGCTTGTCCTCGTGATGCGATTTTCAAAAGGGATCAAGATGGTGTTGTTTTAGTTGACCTTGATCGATGTCAGGGGTACCGATACTGTATTGCTGGGTGTCCATATAAAAAGATTTACTTTAACCCGAAAATCAGTAAGTCTGAGAAGTGTATTTTATGCTTCCCACGTATTGAGAAAGGACTTCCACCAGCATGTGCACAACAGTGTGTTGGACGTATACGTTTTGTTGGATTCCTTGATGATGAAGAGGGACAAGTGCATAAACTTGTTCACAAATATAAAGTGGCTCTTCCACTTCGCAGTGATTACGGTACTCAGCCAAATGTCTACTATGTTCCACCGACAGAAGCACCTCCGAAGTTTGATGCTGAAGGTCGTGTAATAGAGGGAAGTAACCGTATTCCTATTGAAGAGCTTGAAAAGCTTTTTGGCAAAGAAGTTCATCAAGCAATAAAAACTATTAAAGAAGAGAAAGAGAAGCGTAAAAAGACAGGTGAAAGTGAGTTGATGGATATTTTGATTGCTTATCAGCATTCAGAAATGTTCAGACTAGATCAAAACTATTATCAAAGTATTGCTAAGAAGCAAGGTCTCTCTCTTGCACCAATTGATAATCGCTATATGCAAGGTAAATTGACCTCGAACAAATATAAGTTTAAGGTGGTGGAATATGAATAAGCTTACAACAGCACTACTGGCTACTTCGCTTGTCGCTTCAGCGGCACTTGCTGAAGGTGCGGTATTGGCTCAAAAAACAGATGGTGATGTGACAAAATTAACACCGACATCAAGTGCATGGGAGTATGTCAAAGGAACTACAATTCATCTTTACCCTCAGACAACGGTTACGATGAATGATAAAAAAGCTAATGAGATCAATAAAAATGCAAAAGCTAAAGAGGCTCGTGTAAAAGCTATTTATGATGGTAAAAATATTGCATTTTTACTTGAGTGGCCTGATGGAACAAAAAGTGTTCAGCAGGGTTATAGATCAGATGTATATGGAGATGGGTTTGCTGTTCAGCTTCCTGTTAACTACAAAGATCCAAAAAAATTGCCATACATAGGTATGGGTAGTGAAGGAAGACCGGTTGTCATTCATCTTCAAAAAGCTGTTCAGCCAATTTATGAGCCAAATGGCAATGGAAATGTTGGCGATCAGCAAAATATTTTGAGTAAAAACAAGTTTGGTAAAGATATTGAAGCTTATAACGAAAAAGTTTCTAAACTTGCTGTGAAAGATTATCAGCGCTCTTTCATTTCAGAGGGTTTCCGATCTATGACAGAAATTAAAGATGGAAGTGAAAAGTTCAGTGCTGATATGAGTTATGGAAATAATACCTGGAAAGGTACAGTAATTCGCCCTTTAAAAGATTCATATCTTAATTTAAAAGGGAGCTTTCCTGTTGCATTTGCAGCATGGGATGGTTCAAAACTTAACCGTGACGGATTGAAACTTCTTTCAAGTTGGATTCCTGTGAAGCTTGTAGGACAAAGCGGTGGAGACAAACTTGTTTCAGAATTAACTGCACCTGTAAAAGGTGATGCCCAAAATGGTAAAAATCTTGTTATGCAAAATGGATGTATGGGATGTCATTACATTCCAGGTATGAGTGCTCCTGGATATATGGCTCCAGGACTTGCAAATATAGGTGGTTATGCTACAGCAGCTTATTTGCGTGAATCTATAGTTGATCCAAATGCTGTAGTAGTACCTGGGTACAATCGCAATGCACATCCAAATACACCTTGGTATAATGAAGTAGATGGTAAACGTCAATCTACAATGCCTCCATATCCGCTTGATGATAAAAGTCTTGATGATATGGTTGCATATTTAAAAACCCTCAAATCGGAGGTGAAATAATGAAAAAGTTTGCTGCATTAGCACTTTGTATGATGTTGGCTGTTGCTGCGTCTGCTAGTAGTGAAGGGTTTGAAAAGAAGGGATTTTTAACAACCAAATGGTGTGTTGAAAATGATATGTTTAAAGATTGCCGTCTTGAAACTGTTGTTTGTGGTTATGGAGGTTGTAATCAAAACTGGGAATTTGGTGATCCTATAAAAGAGGAGATGGTTCTTTATGTTCATGATGACGGAAAATATTATAAAGTTGATCTTGGACATGTAGAACGAAGTGAACTTGATGAGGCTATGAATAGAAATGAAGTAACATTGATTGGATCTTATGATGCAAAAAACAATGTTATTCACGTAAAAGAGTTTAAAGCCCCACCTCCACCGAAAAAATCTTTTTTTAAGGGTTGTCTATAAGATTTTCGCCTTTTGGCGAAAATCGATGATGGATGTTGAATGATGGATTTTAGATTAAATTCACTATTGAGTGTCCATTTTCTGCTATTATTTGCTACTAATTATTTCGAGGAATTTTAAATGGATGATAAAACAAGA is a window encoding:
- a CDS encoding 4Fe-4S dicluster domain-containing protein produces the protein MSKRQLAMVMDLNKCIGCQTCTVACKTQWTNRNGREYMYWNNVETYPGTGYPKNWMELGGGFDAAGDLQAGVVPNIEADYGVPWDYNHDELQFGEQLKPNVDPTWGPNWDEDEGAGNFPSDNYFFYIPRICNHCTNPGCLSACPRDAIFKRDQDGVVLVDLDRCQGYRYCIAGCPYKKIYFNPKISKSEKCILCFPRIEKGLPPACAQQCVGRIRFVGFLDDEEGQVHKLVHKYKVALPLRSDYGTQPNVYYVPPTEAPPKFDAEGRVIEGSNRIPIEELEKLFGKEVHQAIKTIKEEKEKRKKTGESELMDILIAYQHSEMFRLDQNYYQSIAKKQGLSLAPIDNRYMQGKLTSNKYKFKVVEYE
- a CDS encoding DUF3373 family protein, coding for MKKLISVSVAAAVAASVSFASSTDDLRAELEALKKEVAALKKQTKGLKAKKLKKQISELKSAALNDNIKWNVDFRTAYDVIGYKYSDGSSDWNQIMTNRLWLGMGYAPTSNITFKGLLSYYKQYGQSTSQAMNAFNYFDWVVNETPNPSGELRVKEAYWLYFGDDFFGVDIPWTASIGRRPATDGLLVNFRDDQNAKSPIGHIINTEFDGASFKFDLSNVTNVSGMYFKICLGRGMTNANIRYAGIQPNITQSTGLFGGSGQFLITNMTGSEYTKVDGYESTDLFGFIFVPYDDGQYSVHTTAFKALNLPGMKINDMADTNGDGIPDAYLADFKQVGDLYGAAISFLAQGIGDGISDMLDDTNFFVSLAASKTDPDGNNQMLGMTMMTPTGPMVLGAAPGESKTGTSWYTGINWPCQLIDDARVGVEYNHGSQYWRSFTYAEDTLAGSKLAARGDAYEIWFNKELIGKILTAQVRYTYIDYKYTGSNGFFADGGTPLTIDQAEAMGMTTVDKAQDIRFYLRYRY
- a CDS encoding sulfurtransferase; translated protein: MKQWLKTLCFAGLFSATALMAADKITIQPEEAIKLIGKPGYVFVSGDSETAFEGGHIKGSRNMYAHHLHHADIMGNLHCEPLYQCPEHAEHYISSKGIKNSDTIIAYDNWRGPNATGVYSFFKSFGHEKVYVLDGGQDGIKALDPNQQIYNKLKAEKRKLKKAYKKAKKAGDKAKMAELKAKQKEIKAQMKQVEKKLLVQRGKEKHFKHTHYKIDRNKMKPEMLATTEEVYKAMQDILKNGDKSKYVIIDTRGMTEIIGERKMDNVARGGHIPGSKFIEWKKVTDFDRKKSFRKKEELKKMFEKYGVTPDKTIYAYCQVGAGRGSEIITALELLGYKNVKVYSGAWDTWGNNMNLPIRR
- a CDS encoding molybdopterin-dependent oxidoreductase, with the protein product MMQEAQNIKRRDFLKFSGVTAALVASQGSLFAKTGVIKVENGKEDYPNTTYTEEMYRNEFDFTRGKKEDTGFAYHCVNCQGNCAWEVWSHNGIVTRENQSARYPSINAKIPDFNPRGCNKGVQHSQIMYEKDRILYPMKRVGERGEGKWKRISWDEAATEVAEKIFDVMTDPNRGPDKLMVHAGTGLLTEGRRGAPLRFSTQLGAVRIYPASYLGDMFSGAAIAYGEGNVGGTYDFMYNVDTSIFWGGNPSVSRIPDAHFVWEGKYNGAKVIIITPEFNASAKSADLWIPIKPGSDNILAMSVINVILNEKLYKPGFMKIFTDLPFLVRLDNQKLLRRSDVEHAKNAEEEEKFEEEFYAMNAKTGKPVLMPGTEGSEHKTLRLEEFGIDPELEGVWTVKTKDGDVKVTTVFEMLKKSSAEFTPEKTQKITGVHPDIVRELAHDIAKPKVVTITTGFSLNKYFNGMMTIWNIASICGLTGRMGPYGGLNTENEFSLSGLGALSGFSGKYKPRFGSGFVGEFVFGDGMKTFDQYFSDEDVRRAQNGMSKKDYMEIVQKLLKEGENNKGNLESHHGNVVKPWWQPDTAIIVADSKFRRNKGSQYREAFLKKTKFFCYVDFRMSEAAVYADILLPAKSHYEVYDLRTSPGYHRFTNLAQPIANMKPVGEAMDEWSMFALIAKKLEEVANRPENKAKAKVPDSKKYAREGYRDLANFYKEYTNTDEESEAAAEPYLGTDKLAVQAALEKCEQYEPWTMEKMYKAGGFLQLNEKAGKMSPLYADRPYFTFENHLYKFERMETVSGRQTFYVDHPMFIKLGAATNTGMEGIRPQGEKYPFVLMTPHARWSIHSNYKQSRILQRLQRGVPYVQVNRLVAEKKGIKDGDTIRIFNSLGEFYAMAKVSSSCPPDGLVMEHGWEPYMYKFKKGHNEVVPTALNLLEMADGWGHLKFGGLWDGNQYAYDGAIDFEKANV
- a CDS encoding Mrp/NBP35 family ATP-binding protein, which encodes MSREDILNELQKVQYPGLDKSIIDLKIVEDVKVEDEKPVITLSMQNDEAYNILESRLNDLFNGEVEVKRKALTQKKSMNYGNTANPNNRAPYAKRVIAVTSGKGGVGKSTVSVNLSVALAQKGFKVGLLDADVYGPNVPRMTQVADEKLKWNDNNKIVPSENFGIKIMSVGLTTPSSDTPLVWRSSVAVSALIQFLEDVDWGELDFLVIDMPPGTGDIQLTMAQELPITAGVIVTTPQPVALDDVSRAIMMFKDINVPIGGLVENMSFFIAPDTKKRYDIFGKGGGEETAKRYDIPFLGKIPLDMQIREFSDNGTPPVAMGDKLQKGYYKNIVDNLLKQIL
- a CDS encoding ethylbenzene dehydrogenase-related protein — translated: MNKLTTALLATSLVASAALAEGAVLAQKTDGDVTKLTPTSSAWEYVKGTTIHLYPQTTVTMNDKKANEINKNAKAKEARVKAIYDGKNIAFLLEWPDGTKSVQQGYRSDVYGDGFAVQLPVNYKDPKKLPYIGMGSEGRPVVIHLQKAVQPIYEPNGNGNVGDQQNILSKNKFGKDIEAYNEKVSKLAVKDYQRSFISEGFRSMTEIKDGSEKFSADMSYGNNTWKGTVIRPLKDSYLNLKGSFPVAFAAWDGSKLNRDGLKLLSSWIPVKLVGQSGGDKLVSELTAPVKGDAQNGKNLVMQNGCMGCHYIPGMSAPGYMAPGLANIGGYATAAYLRESIVDPNAVVVPGYNRNAHPNTPWYNEVDGKRQSTMPPYPLDDKSLDDMVAYLKTLKSEVK